Proteins encoded together in one Venturia canescens isolate UGA chromosome 10, ASM1945775v1, whole genome shotgun sequence window:
- the LOC122417132 gene encoding discoidin domain-containing receptor 2-like — protein sequence MDYSQTCHLFFYLLILVSARGGKAIDISQCIAPLGMETGVIPDVDITASSSFDSENVGPHHGRLKHERHGGAWCPRQQITPEPKEWLEIDLHTVHMITATGTQGRFGNGQGAEYAEAYQLEYWRPRLGRWVRYKNVRGEEVIKGNTNTYLESKHELEPPIWASKIRFLPYAFHMRTVCMRVELYGCGWNDGIVSYSMPQGDQRGNWEFFDATYDGYWDDELRRGLGQLTDGRTGPDDFKMGYYDYDRGQGWVGWRNDTRNERPLEIKFEFDHVREFSAVHIFCNNQFTKDVQVFAQVDILFSVGGKWYHGDPIVYSYMEDRIFESPRNISIKLHHRIGKFVKLRFSFASRWLMISEITFDSDVAHGNFTPEAPPSTEAPRTKDRSSARDTLQQSEIPVSTAKQDDPTYMAVIIGVLTAVILLLAVAIFLIVSRHRHRKNFASPLGAKSAIPSGNHQHLSPESAYGTTEKDPSIMTYRVEEYDDRYAGTKLTTLPRDLNDRLLGEVRLDEYQEPFHDNKYRDPPHATYYGYSTVVIDNKDLHDNIEQSDATYDYAVPMPVPSVSSDQDSVFSKSSSRGSAKACLQSFFPPPPPPMSAPPARGSSNLTYSSPPSPEPICERDRRGSKRREHSLHRYA from the exons CACAATGCATCGCCCCCTTGGGAATGGAGACCGGAGTGATACCGGACGTCGACATCACCGCCAGCTCGAGCTTCGACAGCGAGAACGTTGGACCCCATCATGGACG ATTGAAGCATGAGCGTCACGGTGGTGCTTGGTGCCCGAGGCAACAAATCACACCGGAGCCAAAAGAGtggctggaaatcgacctgcACACCGTTCACATGATCACGGCCACAGGAACACAAGGAAGATTCGGCAATGGCCAAGGTGCCGAATACGCTGAGGCTTACCAGCTCGAATATTGGCGACCACGGCTCGGACGCTGGGTCCGGTACAAGAACGTCAGAGGAGAAGAG GTGATAAAGGGCAACACGAACACGTATCTCGAGTCAAAGCACGAACTCGAGCCTCCAATTTGGGCGAGTAAAATTCGTTTTCTACCGTACGCCTTTCACATGCGTACCGTATGCATGAGGGTCGAGCTTTACGGTTGCGGATGGAATGACGGCATCGTCTCGTACTCCATGCCCCAGGGTGATCAACGTGGAAATTGGGAATTTTTCGATGCCACGTACGACGGTTACTGGGATGACGAGCTTCGCCGAGGACTTGGCCAATTGACTGACGGCCGCACCGGACCCGATGACTTCAAGATGGGATATTACGACTACGATCGAGGCCAGGGCTGGGTTGGCTGGCGCAATGATACGCGGAACGAACGTCCGCTCGAGATCAAGTTCGAGTTCGATCACGTTCGCGAATTCTCGGCTGTTCACATATTCTGCAACAATCAGTTCACCAAAGACGTGCAG GTGTTTGCTCAAGTAGATATTCTGTTCAGCGTCGGTGGCAAATGGTACCACGGCGATCCAATCGTTTATTCTTACATGGAAGACAGAATATTCGAGAGCCCGAGGAACATAAGCATCAAGCTGCATCATCGGATAGGAAAATTCGTCAAGCTCAGGTTCTCTTTCGCCTCGAGATGGCTGATGATCAGCGAAATCACATTCGATTCCG ACGTGGCACACGGTAACTTTACACCCGAAGCGCCACCCTCGACCGAGGCGCCACGTACGAAGGATCGAAGTTCCGCAAGGGACACGTTGCAGCAATCAGAGATTCCGGTATCAACGGCGAAGCAGGACGATCCGACTTACATGGCGGTGATAATAGGTGTCCTGACGGCTGTTATTCTCCTACTAGCAGTTGCTATATTCCTGATAGTCTCGCGTCACAGACACCGCAAAAATTTTGCAAGTCCGCTTGGTGCCAAGAGCGCAATACCTTCGGGAAATCATCAGCACTTGTCCCCGGAATCAGCGTATGGAACGACGGAAAAAGATCCTTCGATAATGACTTACAGAGTCGAGGAATACGACGATCGTTATGCTGGCACTAAATTAACCACGTTGCCGAGGGACCTTAACGATCGTTTGCTCGGTGAAGTAAGACTGGACGAGTATCAGGAGCCATTCCATGACAACAAATATCGTGATCCACCGCACGCGACTTACTATGGCTACAGCACTGTCGTTATCGACAACAAGGATCTACATGACAACATCGAACAGTCAG ATGCCACATACGACTACGCAGTGCCGATGCCCGTTCCAAGTGTCAGCAGCGATCAGGACAGCGTCTTCTCAAAGTCATCCTCCAGAGGCAGCGCAAAG GCATGCTTGCAGAGCTTTTTTCCGCCACCGCCTCCACCGATGAGTGCGCCGCCAGCTAGAGGTTCGAGTAATTTGACATATTCGAGCCCGCCGAGTCCGGAGCCGATTTGCGAGCGAGATCGTAGGGGCAGTAAGCGCCGGGAGCATTCTTTGCACAGATACGCGTAA